From Gordonia crocea, the proteins below share one genomic window:
- a CDS encoding ROK family transcriptional regulator: MTSILDRPATTTPTRLVPSPRVPHTRSPRPVGVPLPARHHLDHTHISTPNLALSDKPAAQVLRVIRQAAPVFRDEIADATGLSTSTVNRQVGALVKAGLVRERGDLAPAGAVGRPRLPVEIAVAEHLTIGVHIGYKVTSITAHDLLHRVVGSITVPTPAEAGAENALTSLAHTVAGFTSRWRNRDIRWVGIALGGRVYEGGNVDHPRLGWSQAPVGQVFAEILGYPVSVASHVEAMADAELVANPTQRGSFLYFYAREMVGIAFSVDGSVHTPSAGPPVIGHFPIGATTLLDPHRTGQLEAATSDTGIVAAARAAGLGITDIADVHEAARDGNEVARDILVERAEVLGRAVALIADIFNPDHVVLGGQAFTDAPQTLPVVAKVIRDTSVTAKRDVRVSRAGVSVQQQAAGAVSLDALYSDPLGAIAITA, translated from the coding sequence ATGACCAGCATTCTGGATCGACCCGCCACAACCACCCCCACCCGTCTCGTTCCCAGCCCCCGGGTACCGCACACCCGGTCGCCGCGCCCGGTGGGCGTACCGTTGCCCGCCCGGCATCACCTCGACCACACCCACATCAGCACTCCCAACCTGGCACTGTCGGATAAGCCCGCCGCCCAGGTGCTGCGGGTGATCCGGCAGGCCGCCCCGGTCTTCCGCGACGAGATCGCCGATGCCACCGGACTATCCACGTCGACGGTTAACCGCCAGGTCGGTGCGCTGGTGAAGGCCGGGCTCGTCCGCGAACGCGGCGATCTCGCCCCGGCGGGTGCGGTAGGCCGGCCGCGACTGCCGGTGGAGATAGCGGTCGCCGAGCATCTGACCATCGGTGTGCACATCGGCTATAAGGTCACCTCGATCACCGCGCACGACCTGTTGCACCGCGTCGTCGGATCCATCACAGTCCCGACACCGGCTGAGGCGGGGGCGGAGAATGCGCTGACCTCGCTGGCCCACACCGTCGCGGGCTTCACCTCGCGGTGGCGCAACCGCGACATCCGCTGGGTGGGTATCGCCCTCGGCGGCCGGGTATACGAGGGTGGCAATGTCGACCATCCGCGGTTGGGATGGTCGCAGGCGCCCGTCGGCCAGGTCTTTGCCGAGATTCTCGGCTACCCGGTCTCGGTGGCGTCGCATGTCGAGGCCATGGCAGACGCCGAACTCGTCGCCAACCCGACTCAGCGGGGCAGTTTCCTCTACTTCTATGCGCGCGAGATGGTTGGTATTGCCTTCAGCGTCGACGGTTCGGTGCACACCCCGAGCGCCGGGCCGCCGGTCATCGGACATTTCCCAATCGGTGCCACGACCCTGCTGGACCCGCACCGCACCGGCCAACTCGAGGCCGCGACCAGCGATACCGGTATCGTCGCGGCGGCGCGGGCGGCAGGCCTGGGCATCACCGACATCGCCGACGTACACGAGGCGGCCCGCGACGGCAACGAGGTAGCCCGCGACATCCTGGTCGAACGCGCCGAGGTGCTCGGCCGCGCGGTGGCCCTTATCGCAGACATCTTCAACCCCGACCACGTGGTGCTCGGCGGTCAGGCCTTCACCGATGCGCCGCAGACACTGCCGGTCGTCGCCAAGGTCATCCGTGACACCAGCGTCACCGCCAAGCGCGACGTCCGGGTCTCGCGGGCCGGGGTGAGCGTGCAGCAGCAGGCCGCCGGCGCGGTCTCCCTTGATGCGCTCTACAGCGACCCCCTCGGCGCCATCGCGATTACCGCGTAG
- a CDS encoding histidine phosphatase family protein, giving the protein MGSLYLVRHGQAQASAYGATDEQGGSEPGSLTPIGDQQALLTGQTLAGVVAGFTSTISGSLTRQRQTLGGILQAFDDAPAATVDDGWDEYDLAGLLGAPTADQLADGRTFQQSLDGALAAWVRGELDAAVPFAAYAARVADAGRRAVAQAGSGKNVLVVSSAGSITLWLAQHLGIGVDQWPALARSMMNASITKTLVGRQGVTILSINEHLHLTDRDGGIATFR; this is encoded by the coding sequence ATGGGCTCCCTTTACCTCGTACGGCACGGCCAGGCGCAAGCGTCGGCATACGGCGCGACCGACGAACAGGGGGGCAGTGAGCCCGGCAGCCTAACCCCGATCGGCGACCAGCAGGCCCTCTTGACCGGGCAGACCCTCGCCGGGGTGGTCGCGGGGTTCACCTCCACGATCAGTGGAAGTTTGACCCGTCAGCGCCAAACCCTGGGCGGGATCCTGCAGGCCTTCGACGACGCGCCCGCCGCGACGGTCGACGACGGATGGGACGAATACGACCTGGCCGGGCTGCTGGGTGCCCCGACCGCGGACCAGCTTGCCGACGGCCGCACATTCCAGCAGTCCCTCGACGGAGCACTGGCGGCCTGGGTGCGCGGCGAACTCGACGCGGCCGTACCCTTCGCCGCGTACGCGGCGCGCGTCGCCGACGCCGGTCGACGCGCCGTCGCGCAGGCGGGTTCGGGCAAGAACGTCCTCGTCGTGTCCTCGGCCGGGTCGATCACACTATGGCTGGCCCAGCACCTGGGCATCGGCGTAGACCAGTGGCCCGCACTGGCCCGCTCGATGATGAACGCGTCCATCACCAAGACCCTCGTCGGGCGCCAAGGCGTCACGATCCTCTCGATCAACGAGCACCTCCATTTGACCGACCGCGACGGCGGGATCGCGACGTTCCGCTAG
- a CDS encoding TetR/AcrR family transcriptional regulator, with protein sequence MPRDGSATRIRILDAAERLVIDSGYAATSIDQVIAAAGSSKGSFFHHFSSKADLAEQLVRRYAEADVGVLQEGLDVVAGIDDPRARLLAFMAHFEDHADEVMGSQSSCLYVAVLTERQLVGSDTAVPILGAVRAWRQAVADLLRGALGDSDHDVDALADHLFVTFEGAFILCRATGDPGHMRRQLSAVRVLYEALTSQSRSE encoded by the coding sequence CCGCGATGGGTCTGCGACCCGAATCCGCATTCTCGACGCCGCCGAGCGACTCGTGATCGACAGCGGTTACGCCGCGACTTCGATCGACCAAGTCATCGCCGCGGCGGGGTCTTCCAAGGGTTCGTTCTTCCACCACTTTTCCTCCAAGGCCGACCTAGCCGAACAGCTGGTACGGCGCTACGCCGAAGCCGATGTCGGGGTACTGCAAGAGGGGCTAGACGTGGTCGCCGGAATCGACGACCCGAGGGCACGGCTCCTGGCATTCATGGCGCACTTCGAGGACCATGCCGACGAGGTGATGGGCTCCCAGTCGAGTTGTCTGTACGTCGCCGTGCTCACCGAGCGACAGTTAGTCGGCTCCGATACCGCAGTTCCGATCCTCGGCGCCGTACGGGCTTGGCGACAGGCTGTCGCCGATTTGCTGCGGGGCGCGTTGGGGGATTCCGACCACGACGTCGACGCGCTGGCCGACCATCTGTTCGTCACGTTCGAGGGCGCCTTCATTCTGTGCCGCGCAACCGGGGACCCGGGTCATATGCGGCGGCAGCTTTCGGCGGTGCGCGTCCTTTACGAGGCGCTGACGAGTCAATCCAGATCTGAGTAG